A DNA window from Hyphomicrobiales bacterium 4NK60-0047b contains the following coding sequences:
- the galE gene encoding UDP-glucose 4-epimerase GalE codes for MAILVTGGAGFIGSHTALALRDRDEEVIVLDNLSTGFEWAIPEGAELVVGDIADKDLVSTVIQTRNITAIIHFAGSIVVPESIEDPLGYYHNNTCKSRDLIACAVANGVKNFIFSSTAAVYGMPEVNPVTEEAVKAPISPYGTSKLMTEYMLRDTSFATDLNYVALRYFNVAGADPKGRAGQSTPRATHLIKVASEIIHGPRTEMNVFGTDYPTSDGSCIRDYIHVSDLATAHCIALEHLQKGGESKVYNCGYGKGFSVLEVIEAVKRATGQDFTVHMADRRAGDPAELVASSKLIRDELGWTPEYDDLDLIVKHALAWEEKLNSLRKAS; via the coding sequence TTGGAAGCCACACAGCTTTAGCTCTACGAGATAGAGATGAGGAAGTGATTGTCCTTGATAATCTGAGCACTGGATTTGAATGGGCCATCCCTGAAGGGGCTGAATTAGTGGTAGGGGATATAGCAGACAAAGACCTGGTATCAACTGTTATTCAAACCCGGAATATCACAGCCATTATCCATTTCGCAGGTTCAATCGTAGTACCGGAATCAATTGAAGACCCCCTTGGCTATTACCATAATAATACCTGCAAATCTCGCGACCTAATCGCCTGCGCGGTAGCAAATGGTGTGAAAAACTTTATATTCTCATCAACGGCAGCTGTATACGGTATGCCAGAGGTAAACCCGGTCACAGAAGAGGCTGTAAAAGCACCAATCTCCCCGTACGGCACATCAAAATTGATGACTGAATATATGCTAAGAGATACATCATTTGCAACAGACCTCAATTATGTCGCTCTCAGATACTTTAATGTCGCTGGAGCTGATCCAAAAGGGAGAGCTGGCCAATCAACCCCCAGAGCCACTCATCTAATTAAAGTGGCCTCAGAAATAATCCATGGACCACGGACTGAAATGAATGTATTCGGCACCGACTATCCAACATCAGACGGCTCTTGCATACGTGATTATATCCACGTGTCTGATCTGGCAACAGCCCATTGCATTGCTCTAGAGCACCTGCAAAAAGGTGGCGAGAGTAAAGTTTACAACTGTGGTTACGGCAAAGGTTTCTCCGTACTGGAAGTGATAGAGGCTGTAAAACGTGCTACAGGTCAAGATTTCACAGTTCATATGGCAGACCGCCGTGCAGGTGACCCTGCCGAGCTCGTCGCAAGTTCAAAATTAATCCGAGACGAACTGGGCTGGACACCTGAATATGATGATCTCGATCTGATTGTGAAACATGCATTGGCGTGGGAAGAAAAACTAAACTCCCTAAGAAAAGCATCTTAA